The Geothrix sp. genome has a window encoding:
- a CDS encoding SIS domain-containing protein has protein sequence MGREAGELLKRLEYRGYDSTGASFIGDDGAIKLLKKVGAPSRVVPELGIDRQAGQRFIGQVRWATYGAVTDVNSQPHLVRCKVEMVGAHNGNISNTDALKPALTIQGHTVVSDNDGEMITHLTEDAYAANLADPSSALAACRAAYAAAGLKAAIPDGAFLLMDAARKADARAEGSYAAAFADPKVPGVVAVKSGSSLYAGIGTDAHGDFVVVSSDLTSVLSKTRMLIPLSEGEGLWFTERDYLVFTLGKDFAFSVPRPKRSKLNVRDTGLRAPFRYFMEQEIASAPDNLDEVLRYYFRSPETEGLFAAFEDRKDLCKALLGKVLALYEAPHEPALVAAFKGLLADPVHRELTTRVKPHADVLRAHGGRPLSDERQLLADLERLDPQASEALALFDLLFIWKKRRRVTRHLMELVQAIRETQKEGGRVFLVASGTSYHAALVAATFFNNLSGVAVFPCNPGMFRSMYLNALQPRDLLLGITQSGETKDLVDIFQDVRARVPGLRRISLVNNENSRIPQELSEFYLPILCGPEIAVAATKSFLNQVAILYVLAASFSLTERKIAANLERAKELIAETLRMCERDVEEAAKRLYLEPSLHILGTGLIGLAREGALKIREVVLNHAEGYDAAEFKHGPNTILGKNTLFSIQDLAGLLEVYEQHRDGRPFAGGIEALQAWPELVETRFSNYPLLFVCPSEERDIRITISQIHTHKIRGADIMLIAEKQPELALAVAGKPMGQDRYWSKYIEVPFSGDPNLFVFAATVALQRLAFRMSVLKMEYLDRLTVADHGVHPDAPKNVSKSITVD, from the coding sequence ATGGGGCGGGAGGCCGGTGAGCTGCTGAAGCGCCTGGAATACCGCGGGTACGACTCCACCGGAGCCTCCTTCATCGGGGACGACGGGGCCATCAAGCTCCTGAAGAAGGTCGGCGCCCCCAGCCGCGTGGTGCCCGAGCTGGGCATCGACCGGCAGGCCGGCCAGCGATTCATCGGCCAGGTGCGCTGGGCCACCTACGGCGCCGTCACGGATGTGAACAGCCAGCCCCACCTCGTGCGCTGCAAGGTCGAGATGGTGGGGGCCCACAACGGCAACATCTCGAACACGGATGCGCTCAAGCCCGCCCTGACCATTCAGGGCCACACCGTGGTCTCCGACAACGACGGCGAGATGATCACGCACCTCACCGAGGATGCCTACGCCGCCAACCTGGCTGACCCCAGTTCGGCCCTGGCGGCCTGCCGGGCCGCCTACGCGGCCGCCGGGCTGAAGGCTGCCATTCCCGACGGCGCCTTCCTCCTGATGGATGCGGCCCGCAAGGCCGATGCCCGCGCCGAGGGCTCCTATGCCGCGGCCTTCGCGGATCCGAAGGTGCCCGGCGTGGTGGCCGTGAAATCCGGCTCCTCGCTCTATGCGGGCATCGGCACCGACGCCCACGGCGACTTCGTGGTGGTGTCCAGCGACCTCACATCCGTGCTCTCCAAGACCCGCATGCTCATCCCCCTCTCCGAGGGCGAGGGGCTCTGGTTCACGGAGCGTGACTACCTGGTCTTCACCCTGGGCAAGGACTTCGCGTTCTCGGTGCCGCGGCCCAAACGCTCCAAGCTCAATGTGCGCGACACGGGGTTGCGGGCCCCCTTCCGCTACTTCATGGAGCAGGAGATCGCCTCGGCGCCCGACAACCTGGACGAGGTGCTCCGCTACTACTTCCGCTCGCCCGAAACCGAGGGCCTGTTCGCCGCCTTCGAGGACCGGAAGGACCTCTGCAAGGCCCTGCTGGGCAAGGTTCTCGCGCTCTACGAGGCCCCCCACGAACCCGCCCTGGTGGCGGCCTTCAAGGGGCTCCTGGCGGATCCCGTCCATCGGGAGCTGACCACCCGGGTGAAGCCCCACGCCGATGTCCTGCGGGCCCACGGCGGGCGCCCCCTGTCGGACGAGCGTCAGCTGCTTGCAGACCTGGAACGCCTCGATCCCCAGGCCTCCGAGGCTCTGGCCCTCTTCGACCTGCTCTTCATCTGGAAGAAGCGCCGCCGGGTCACGCGCCATCTCATGGAGCTGGTGCAGGCGATCCGGGAGACGCAAAAGGAGGGCGGGCGCGTCTTCCTGGTCGCCTCGGGCACCTCGTACCACGCGGCCCTGGTGGCGGCCACCTTCTTCAACAACCTCTCAGGCGTGGCCGTCTTCCCGTGCAATCCGGGCATGTTCCGGTCCATGTACCTGAACGCACTCCAGCCCCGCGACCTCCTCCTCGGCATCACCCAGTCCGGCGAGACGAAGGACCTGGTGGACATCTTCCAGGATGTGCGCGCCCGGGTGCCGGGGCTGCGGCGGATCTCCCTGGTGAACAACGAGAACAGCCGCATCCCGCAGGAGTTGTCCGAGTTCTACCTGCCCATCCTCTGCGGTCCCGAGATCGCCGTGGCCGCCACCAAGAGCTTCCTCAACCAGGTGGCCATCCTGTATGTGCTGGCCGCCTCCTTCTCGCTCACCGAGCGGAAGATCGCCGCCAACCTGGAGCGCGCCAAGGAACTCATCGCCGAAACCCTCCGGATGTGCGAGCGCGATGTGGAGGAGGCCGCGAAGCGCCTCTACCTGGAGCCCTCCCTGCACATCCTTGGCACGGGCCTCATCGGCCTGGCCCGCGAGGGCGCCCTCAAGATCCGGGAAGTCGTGCTCAACCACGCCGAAGGCTACGATGCGGCCGAGTTCAAGCACGGCCCCAACACCATCCTCGGCAAGAACACCCTGTTCTCCATCCAGGACCTGGCGGGCCTGCTGGAAGTCTACGAGCAGCACCGTGACGGGCGCCCCTTCGCCGGGGGGATCGAGGCCCTCCAGGCCTGGCCGGAGCTGGTGGAGACCCGGTTCTCCAACTACCCCCTGCTCTTCGTATGCCCCAGCGAGGAGCGCGACATCCGCATCACCATCAGCCAGATCCACACCCACAAGATCCGCGGTGCCGACATCATGCTCATCGCGGAAAAGCAGCCCGAGCTGGCCCTGGCCGTGGCGGGCAAGCCCATGGGACAGGACCGCTACTGGTCGAAGTACATCGAGGTCCCCTTCAGCGGCGATCCCAACCTCTTCGTCTTCGCCGCGACCGTGGCCCTCCAGCGCCTGGCCTTCCGCATGTCCGTGCTGAAGATGGAATACCTGGACCGACTGACCGTGGCCGACCATGGGGTCCATCCAGACGCCCCCAAGAATGTATCGAAGTCCATTACCGTAGATTAA
- the ric gene encoding iron-sulfur cluster repair di-iron protein, with the protein MNTELDTKVGELVMARPETMRYFERLGIDYCCGGHRSLAEACQLAHQDPEEVLKGLATVEIPTAGVPSLRDWTHAPLGDLIQHIVVTHHDYLREEMPRLEMLLEKVLRAHGERHPELERVGQLYRALVADLMPHMMKEEQILFPFIRQMEQGQTGSSCFGSVQSPIRVMEMEHEAVGALLTELRDLTGAYTTPADGCATFRALYDGLETMERDLHLHIYLENQILHPRATAMEAGVRV; encoded by the coding sequence ATGAACACGGAACTGGACACGAAGGTGGGCGAGCTGGTGATGGCGCGGCCCGAAACCATGCGCTACTTCGAGCGCCTGGGCATCGACTACTGCTGCGGTGGCCACCGCAGCCTGGCAGAAGCCTGTCAGCTCGCCCACCAGGATCCTGAAGAAGTCCTGAAGGGCCTGGCCACCGTGGAGATTCCCACCGCAGGCGTCCCCTCGCTCCGCGACTGGACTCACGCCCCGCTCGGAGACCTCATCCAGCACATCGTGGTCACCCACCACGACTACCTCCGCGAGGAGATGCCCCGTCTCGAGATGCTCCTCGAGAAGGTTCTCCGGGCCCACGGCGAGCGGCACCCTGAACTGGAGCGCGTGGGCCAGCTCTACCGGGCCCTGGTGGCCGACCTCATGCCGCACATGATGAAGGAAGAGCAGATTCTCTTCCCCTTCATCCGGCAGATGGAACAGGGGCAGACGGGTTCCTCCTGCTTCGGCTCGGTGCAGAGCCCCATCCGCGTCATGGAAATGGAACACGAGGCCGTCGGGGCCCTACTGACGGAGCTTCGGGACCTCACCGGTGCCTACACCACGCCGGCGGACGGCTGCGCCACCTTCCGGGCCCTCTACGACGGCCTGGAGACCATGGAGCGCGACCTGCACCTGCACATCTACCTGGAAAACCAGATTCTCCACCCCCGTGCCACGGCGATGGAGGCGGGTGTCCGCGTCTGA